A part of Pungitius pungitius chromosome 15, fPunPun2.1, whole genome shotgun sequence genomic DNA contains:
- the eif4e2 gene encoding eukaryotic translation initiation factor 4E type 2 isoform X3: MVVPAAGEHPLQYNYTFWYSRRTPGRPASTQSYEQNIKPIGSFASVEQFWRFYSHMIRPGDLTGHSDFHIFKEGIKPMWEDDANKMGGKWIIRLRKGLASRCWENLILAMLGEQFMVGEEICGAVVSVRFQEDIISIWNKTASDQSTTARIRDTLRRVLNLPPNTIMEYKTHTDSIKAWEDFHGLVNVSGGQ; this comes from the exons ATGGTGGTCCCAGCGGCCGGAGAGCACCCTCTTCAATACAACTACACCTTCTGGTACTCCAGACGCACCCCGGGGAGACCAGCCAGCACTCAGAGCTACGAGCAGAACATTAAACCGATTGGCAGCTTCGCCTCG GTGGAGCAGTTCTGGCGTTTCTATAGTCACATGATCCGACCCGGTGATCTGACAGGCCACAGTGACTTCCACATCTTCAAGGAGGGTATTAAACCGATGTGGGAG GATGATGCCAACAAGATGGGTGGGAAGTGGATCATCCGTCTGAGGAAAGGCCTGGCATCTCGTTGCTGGGAGAACCTGATCCTGGCCATGCTCGGGGAGCAGTTCATGGTTGGAGAGGAAATCTGTGGTGCTGTAGTGTCAGTACGCTTCCAG GAGGACATCATCTCTATTTGGAACAAAACCGCAAGCGACCAGTCAACCACGGCCCGCATCAGAGACACGCTGCGCAGAGTCCTCAACCTGCCCCCCAACACCATCATGGAGTACAAGACTCACACAGACAGCATCAA AGCATGGGAAGACTTCCATGGACTGGTGAATGTTAGTGGCGGACAGTAG
- the ccl20a.3 gene encoding C-C motif chemokine 20a.3, with amino-acid sequence MVSIKATATVLTLLSACLLATNVSAVNHGCCRSYMTARIPFSRIQGYSVQTMTEMCHINAIIFHTKKGKACTNPALHWVMQYVNHLRIKAQLVHLKTSQANV; translated from the exons ATGGTGTCAATCAAAGCTACAGCGACGGTGCTCACGCTCCTCTCAGCTTGTCTGCTGGCCACTAACGTGTCTGCAG tTAATCATGGATGCTGTCGGAGTTACATGACAGCCAGGATTCCATTTTCTAGGATCCAGGGGTACTCAGTTCAGACTATGACAGAAATGTGTCATATCAATGCCATCAT TTTCCACACAAAGAAGGGGAAAGCGTGCACGAATCCCGCTCTCCACTGGGTCATGCAGTACGTCAACCATTTAAG AATTAAAGCACAGTTGGTTCACTTAAAGACCTCACAAGCGAACGTGTAG
- the chrng gene encoding acetylcholine receptor subunit gamma, producing the protein MCIRLEDFVSDRAEQRDTLMDCGPALAPPLVLRVFILFTTASAINLEGELFKDLMKGYNKNVRPMENSGDITQVAIKMTLTNLISLSEKEEALTTSVWIEMRWCDYRLRWDQPPRSALYGSITSELRVPSKSIWLPDVILENNVDGNFEVALYCNALVSPNGCVYWLPPAIYRSACAITVNYFPFDWQNCTMVFRSQTYSANEIKLVLKEEDNLTMEWVDIDPEAFTENGEWAIKHRPAKKLINTDSNKDELEYQEVVFFLIIQRKPLFYIINIIAPCVLFSSLGLLVYFLPAKAGGQKCTMSIATLLGQTVFLFLIAKKVPETSRAVPLIGKYLMFVMSVTTMVVMNCVIVLNVSLRTPNTHTMTDKVRKILLNILPRLLGMHMRPWTPSGDNTHTGTGETLAPDRMLRVPCRRRSSTSLFTKAEEHVMQTARSELMFARRKERNGLMKSVLEKLDDGLEGGTAEQLSASLGKASPQLKQCVSACKHIAKTAGQQNNFKNENEEWFLVAKVIDRVCFIVMVSVFFIGTIGIFLMGHFNQPPSSPFLGDPKKYLPPINNLTDLIEG; encoded by the exons ATGTGTATCAGATTAGAGGACTTTGTCTCGGACAGAGCGGAACAAAGGGACACACTGATGGATTGTGGACCTGCGCTCGCCCCGCCACTCGTCCTGAGGGTCTTTATCCTTTTTACCACAG CATCAGCAATAAACCTTGAAGGGGAACTTTTCAAGGATCTGATGAAGGGCTACAACAAGAACGTCCGACCCATGGAGAACAGCGGTGACATCACTCAGGTCGCCATCAAAATGACGCTTACCAACCTCATCTCCCTG AGTGAAAAGGAGGAGGCTCTGACGACAAGCGTCTGGATAGAAATG cgATGGTGTGACTACAGGCTCAGATGGGACCAGCCGCCCAGGTCGGCTCTGTATGGGAGCATCACCTCTGAGCTGCGGGTGCCCTCCAAGAGCATCTGGCTGCCAGACGTCATACTGGAGAACAA TGTGGATGGAAACTTTGAGGTGGCCCTTTACTGCAACGCACTGGTTTCTCCCAACGGTTGTGTGTACTGGCTGCCTCCTGCCATCTACCGCAGTGCTTGTGCCATCACCGTCAACTACTTCCCCTTTGACTGGCAGAACTGCACCATGGTCTTCCG CTCTCAGACGTACAGTGCCAACGAGATCAAACTGGTTCTCAAAGAAGAGGATAACCTCACAATGGAATGGGTGGATATTGACCCAGAGGCTTTTACAG AAAACGGAGAGTGGGCCATCAAACACAGGCCGGCTAAGAAGCTGATCAACACTGACTCCAATAAGGATGAGCTGGAGTACCAGGAGGTGgtcttcttcctcatcatccAGAGGAAGCCTCTCTTCtacatcatcaacatcatcgcTCCCTGTGTGCTGTTCTCCTCCCTCGGCCTTCTTGTCTACTTCTTACCTGCCAAAG CGGGTGGTCAGAAGTGCACAATGTCTATTGCCACTCTCCTGGGCCAGACTGTGTTCCTCTTCCTTATTGCTAAAAAGGTTCCAGAGACTTCGAGGGCAGTGCCTCTTATCGGAAA GTATTTGATGTTCGTGATGTCAGTGACCACCATGGTAGTAATGAACTGCGTGATAGTCCTCAACGTTTCCCTGAGAACCCCAAACACTCACACGATGACGGATAAAGTCCGAAAG ATCCTCCTAAACATCCTGCCTCGGCTGCTGGGCATGCACATGCGACCCTGGACACCAAGCggggacaacacacacactggaactggAGAAACACTGGCTCCAGACAGGATGCTCCGTGTCCCCTGCCGACGCCGCAGCTCCACAAGCCTCTTTACCAAGGCGGAGGAACACGTGATGCAAACAGCGCGCTCTGAACTCATGTTTGCCAGacgcaaagaaagaaatggactGATGAAATCAGTTTTAGAGAAGCTAG ATGACGGGCTGGAGGGGGGTACAGCTGAGCAGCTCAGTGCCAGCTTGGGGAAGGCCTCTCCACAGCTCAAACAATGTGTGTCCGCTTGTAAACACATAGCTAAGACTGCAGGGCAACAGAACAACTTCAAGAAT GAGAACGAAGAGTGGTTCCTGGTCGCCAAGGTGATCGACAGGGTCTGCTTCATCGTcatggtgtctgtgttttttatcGGCACCATAGGGATCTTCCTGATGGGCCATTTCAACCAGCCTCCATCCTCGCCTTTCCTCGGGGATCCCAAGAAGTATCTCCCTCCAATAAACAACCTGACTGATCTAATTGAGGGATAG
- the eif4e2 gene encoding eukaryotic translation initiation factor 4E type 2 isoform X2, with product MNNKFDALKDDDSGDHDQDQSTPKDGEKERTEDEDQSLSKKKMVVPAAGEHPLQYNYTFWYSRRTPGRPASTQSYEQNIKPIGSFASVEQFWRFYSHMIRPGDLTGHSDFHIFKEGIKPMWEDDANKMGGKWIIRLRKGLASRCWENLILAMLGEQFMVGEEICGAVVSVRFQEDIISIWNKTASDQSTTARIRDTLRRVLNLPPNTIMEYKTHTDSIKYSMGRLPWTGEC from the exons ATGAACAACAAATTTGACGC TTTGAAAGATGATGACAGTGGAGACCACGACCAGGACCAAAGCACACCGAAAGACGGTGAGaaggaaagaactgaagacGAGGACCAGAGCCTCTCCAAGAAAAAG ATGGTGGTCCCAGCGGCCGGAGAGCACCCTCTTCAATACAACTACACCTTCTGGTACTCCAGACGCACCCCGGGGAGACCAGCCAGCACTCAGAGCTACGAGCAGAACATTAAACCGATTGGCAGCTTCGCCTCG GTGGAGCAGTTCTGGCGTTTCTATAGTCACATGATCCGACCCGGTGATCTGACAGGCCACAGTGACTTCCACATCTTCAAGGAGGGTATTAAACCGATGTGGGAG GATGATGCCAACAAGATGGGTGGGAAGTGGATCATCCGTCTGAGGAAAGGCCTGGCATCTCGTTGCTGGGAGAACCTGATCCTGGCCATGCTCGGGGAGCAGTTCATGGTTGGAGAGGAAATCTGTGGTGCTGTAGTGTCAGTACGCTTCCAG GAGGACATCATCTCTATTTGGAACAAAACCGCAAGCGACCAGTCAACCACGGCCCGCATCAGAGACACGCTGCGCAGAGTCCTCAACCTGCCCCCCAACACCATCATGGAGTACAAGACTCACACAGACAGCATCAAGTAT AGCATGGGAAGACTTCCATGGACTGGTGAATGTTAG
- the eif4e2 gene encoding eukaryotic translation initiation factor 4E type 2 isoform X1, protein MNNKFDALKDDDSGDHDQDQSTPKDGEKERTEDEDQSLSKKKMVVPAAGEHPLQYNYTFWYSRRTPGRPASTQSYEQNIKPIGSFASVEQFWRFYSHMIRPGDLTGHSDFHIFKEGIKPMWEDDANKMGGKWIIRLRKGLASRCWENLILAMLGEQFMVGEEICGAVVSVRFQEDIISIWNKTASDQSTTARIRDTLRRVLNLPPNTIMEYKTHTDSIKAWEDFHGLVNVSGGQ, encoded by the exons ATGAACAACAAATTTGACGC TTTGAAAGATGATGACAGTGGAGACCACGACCAGGACCAAAGCACACCGAAAGACGGTGAGaaggaaagaactgaagacGAGGACCAGAGCCTCTCCAAGAAAAAG ATGGTGGTCCCAGCGGCCGGAGAGCACCCTCTTCAATACAACTACACCTTCTGGTACTCCAGACGCACCCCGGGGAGACCAGCCAGCACTCAGAGCTACGAGCAGAACATTAAACCGATTGGCAGCTTCGCCTCG GTGGAGCAGTTCTGGCGTTTCTATAGTCACATGATCCGACCCGGTGATCTGACAGGCCACAGTGACTTCCACATCTTCAAGGAGGGTATTAAACCGATGTGGGAG GATGATGCCAACAAGATGGGTGGGAAGTGGATCATCCGTCTGAGGAAAGGCCTGGCATCTCGTTGCTGGGAGAACCTGATCCTGGCCATGCTCGGGGAGCAGTTCATGGTTGGAGAGGAAATCTGTGGTGCTGTAGTGTCAGTACGCTTCCAG GAGGACATCATCTCTATTTGGAACAAAACCGCAAGCGACCAGTCAACCACGGCCCGCATCAGAGACACGCTGCGCAGAGTCCTCAACCTGCCCCCCAACACCATCATGGAGTACAAGACTCACACAGACAGCATCAA AGCATGGGAAGACTTCCATGGACTGGTGAATGTTAGTGGCGGACAGTAG
- the capn10 gene encoding calpain-10 isoform X1, with protein sequence MNGAVGEERGGEALFEDQHFPSDDTSLFCDRSTPIARLQGEITWRRPQEICHSPALFHDKISLCHAKQGLLGDCWFLCACTFLLKNKQLLNKVLPPEQPQWGDSRYRGSFQFSFWQQGHWTDVTIDDRLPCINSTLCFSRCQTSSAFWVALLEKAYAKLHGSYERLWAGQVSEALVDFTGGLAERWSLGVAEEEQRPEQDSDQVSRRSLDLKLLYPVKEECALSCATHSSPGGASELGQYHALNVMEWVEVQRVSGSKVLLLRIRNPWGRGCWGGAWTGSGLGWSSVDPVCASELQARVAEGEFWLDETEFLSQFDDVTVGYPITDEGQLKSIYTGNLLMHQHQLAGRWMGGHSAGGSRNCSSYSSNPKFWLRVCGRGEVLVSLLQHRKWRAADHCAHATLEDSKNTTHQHYQAIALHMWKVEKRRFHLSRTLNKPPCASTHCHAFEREVVLREQLEPGYYLLIPSTYQPGAEARFLIRAFSSSATSLSALKSPAPTLPLETDGEWETSYFRGSWVEGRTAGGSRNFLSHWQNPCFPFTVCDESAVTSGANVRITLHQRRPDTDLHPIGFHIYKCSEGESEKTLPRDEDPAASCVPHCHTQDVSLACGLSPGAYAIVPSTYRPDCSANFTLSLARRIRRSPLGLSLERDCTADSVGFCCCCCCVIVMDLCVSFRKVVKSKESLGRAIQEISHISVMQS encoded by the exons atgaACGGAGCCGTTGGAGAAGAACGTGGAGGCGAGGCTCTGTTTGAGGACCAGCACTTTCCTTCGGATGACACCTCGTTGTTCTGTGACCGCTCCACGCCCATCGCTAGGCTGCAGGGCGAGATCACCTGGAGGCGCCCACAG GAGATCTGCCATTCACCTGCTCTCTTCCATGACAAAATTAGCCTGTGTCATGCGAAACAAGGCTTATTAGGGGACTGCTGGTTTCTCTGCGCCTGCACCTTCTTGCTCAAGAACAAGCAGCTACTGAACAAG GTGTTGCCTCCAGAGCAGCCCCAGTGGGGTGACAGCAGGTACAGGGGCTCCTTCCAGTTCTCCTTCTGGCAGCAGGGACACTGGACAGATGTGACCATCGATGACCGGCTGCCCTGTATCAATTCCACTCTGTGCTTCTCACGCTGCCAAACCTCCTCTGCCTTTTGGGTAGCCCTGTTGGAGAAAGCCTATGCCAA GCTTCACGGCTCATATGAGCGACTGTGGGCCGGGCAGGTGTCCGAGGCCCTGGTGGATTTTACCGGAGGCCTGGCTGAACGCTGGAGCCTCGGAGTCGCAGAAGAAGAGCAAAGGCCCGAACAAGACAGTGACCAGGTCAGCAGAAGAAGCCTGGACCTGAAGCTTCTGTATCCGGTGAAAGAAGAGTGTGCGCTTAGCTGCGCCACTCACAGCAGCCCGGGAG GAGCCAGTGAGCTGGGTCAGTACCACGCGCTTAATGTCATGGAGTGGGTGGAGGTCCAGAGGGTGTCCGGTAGCAAAGTACTACTGCTCAGGATCAGAAACCCCTGGGGAAGAGGCTGCTGGGGAGGCGCCTGGACAGGGAG CGGTTTGGGTTGGAGTTCTGTCGACCCTGTTTGTGCTTCGGAATTACAAGCCAGGGTTGCGGAGGGCGAGTTCTGGTTGGATGAAACCGAATTTCTGTCCcagtttgatgatgtcacagtggGTTACCCCATCACTGATGAGGGGCAACTAAAAAGCATCTATACTG GAAATCTGCTGATGCACCAGCACCAGCTGGCCGGCCGCTGGATGGGGGGCCACTCCGCCGGGGGCAGCCGAAACTGCAGCAGCTACAGCAGCAACCCAAAGTTCTGGCTCAGAGTGTGCGGGAGAGGCGAGGTGCTGGTGTCCCTGCTACAGCACAGAAAATGGCGAGCCGCGGATCACTGCGCACACGCGACACTCGAGGACAGCAAGAACACAACTCACCAGCACTACCAGGCTATTGCGCTGCACATGTGGAAG GTGGAGAAAAGGCGCTTTCACCTCAGCCGGACGTTGAACAAACCTCCGTGTGCTTCTACTCACTGCCATGCCTTCGAGAGAGAGGTGGTCCTCCGTGAGCAGCTGGAGCCTGGGTACTACCTGCTGATACCCAGCACCTACCAGCCAGGAGCTGAGGCCCGCTTCCTCATCAGGGCCTTTTCCTCCTCCGCTACATCCCTCAG TGCCCTGAAAAGCCCAGCACCTACACTGCCGTTGGAAACGGATGGCGAGTGGGAGACCAGTTACTTCCGAGGCTCGTGGGTGGAGGGAAGGACAGCCGGAGGAAGCAGGAATTTCCTGTCTCACTGGCAGAACCCCTGCTTCCCTTTCACAGTGTGCGATGAGTCAGCCGTGACATCAGGAGCTAATGTCAGGATTACGCTGCACCAGAGGCGCCCTGACACAGACCTCCACCCCATCGGCTTTCACATTTACAAG TGTTCAGAAGGAGAATCTGAGAAGACGTTACCCAGGGACGAGGATCCGGCTGCTAGTTGTGTCCCTCACTGCCACACCCAGGATGTCAGTCTGGCCTGCGGTCTTTCTCCCGGAGCCTACGCCATAGTGCCGTCCACCTATCGGCCGGACTGCTCCGCAAACTTCACCCTCAGCCTGGCTCGCAGAATACGCAGGTCGCCTCTCGGCTTGTCATTGGAACGGGATTGCACAGCAGATAGCGTcggcttctgttgttgttgttgttgtgtgataGTAATGgatttgtgtgtctctttcaggaAGGTGGTGAAAAGCAAGGAGAGTCTGGGCAGAGCCATTCAGGAG ATCTCTCACATCTCTGTGATGCAAAGCTAG
- the LOC119209362 gene encoding phospholipid scramblase family member 5 — MFYTMSVVTNQPLPFGQLEREKHIQMVFPAFHKSCRPPCECSTEPHGPKHQQQPPAFECDEQLLGLAPERRMENGYTQPPCKVSQPGVEVQGPGCAAGSHFMSALETVSQIHVIARPELQGPQCVPKKIYSITAGSSRSPLFVAVEESSCVCLQCCGPARACSLQGFDCQGRQVFYFERPLRVDACCLGCCLMEMRAYTPQKRLFGTVCQRWSMFTPLLEVCGSEEASTRVRVQGSCCPQRCFSNQQFQIVSNIGEKLGTIWKKWPGFNVERNMDHEHFGLEVPLSMESDTKLLLLAATFLLNYMFFEMS; from the exons ATG TTTTACACCATGTCAGTAGTGACCAATCAGCCTCTTCCCTTTGGACAACTGGAGCGAGAAAAGCACATCCAGATGGTCTTCCCAGCCTTCCATAAAAGCTGCAGGCCTCCATGTGAGTGCAGCACGGAGCCACACGGACCGAAACACCAGCAACAGCCTCCGGCCTTTGAATGTGACGAGCAACTGCTGGGTCTGGCTCctgagaggaggatggagaacGGATACACGCAGCCACCTTGTAAAGTGAGCCAGCCAGGAGTGGAGGTGCAGGGGCCAGGATGTGCGGCGGGGTCACACTTCATGTCTGCGCTGGAAACCGTCAGTCAGATACACGTCATTGCCAGACCAGAGCTGCAAG GTCCGCAGTGTGTTCCCAAGAAGATCTACAGCATCACCGCAGGAAGCAGCCGATCTCCATTATTCGTGGCTGTGGAAG AGAGTTCCTGTGTTTGTCTCCAGTGTTGCGGTCCAGCTCGGGCCTGTTCCCTGCAGGGCTTTGACTGTCAGGGTCGACAagtattttactttgaaagacCCCTCAGGGTGGACGCCTGCTGCCTCGGCTGCTGCCTGATGGAGATGAGGGCCTACACACCTCAAAAACGTCTCTTTGGCACCGTATGTCAGAG GTGGAGCATGTTCACCCCTCTCCTGGAAGTGTGTGGGTCTGAAGAGGCCTCAACCAGAGTCAGAGTGCAGGGCTCCTGCTGTCCACAGCGCTGCTTCTCCAACCAGCAATTCCAG ATTGTCTCCAACATTGGGGAGAAACTGGGGACAATATGGAAGAAGTGGCCTGGGTTCAACGTCGAACGCAACATGGATCATGAACATTTTGGGTTGGAGG TGCCACTGAGTATGGAATCAGACactaagctgctgctgctggcagcCACCTTCTTGTTG AATTATATGTTCTTTGAAATGAGCTGA
- the capn10 gene encoding calpain-10 isoform X2: MNGAVGEERGGEALFEDQHFPSDDTSLFCDRSTPIARLQGEITWRRPQEICHSPALFHDKISLCHAKQGLLGDCWFLCACTFLLKNKQLLNKVLPPEQPQWGDSRYRGSFQFSFWQQGHWTDVTIDDRLPCINSTLCFSRCQTSSAFWVALLEKAYAKLHGSYERLWAGQVSEALVDFTGGLAERWSLGVAEEEQRPEQDSDQVSRRSLDLKLLYPVKEECALSCATHSSPGGASELGQYHALNVMEWVEVQRVSGSKVLLLRIRNPWGRGCWGGAWTGSGLGWSSVDPVCASELQARVAEGEFWLDETEFLSQFDDVTVGYPITDEGQLKSIYTGNLLMHQHQLAGRWMGGHSAGGSRNCSSYSSNPKFWLRVCGRGEVLVSLLQHRKWRAADHCAHATLEDSKNTTHQHYQAIALHMWKVEKRRFHLSRTLNKPPCASTHCHAFEREVVLREQLEPGYYLLIPSTYQPGAEARFLIRAFSSSATSLSALKSPAPTLPLETDGEWETSYFRGSWVEGRTAGGSRNFLSHWQNPCFPFTVCDESAVTSGANVRITLHQRRPDTDLHPIGFHIYKCSEGESEKTLPRDEDPAASCVPHCHTQDVSLACGLSPGAYAIVPSTYRPDCSANFTLSLARRIRRKVVKSKESLGRAIQEISHISVMQS, translated from the exons atgaACGGAGCCGTTGGAGAAGAACGTGGAGGCGAGGCTCTGTTTGAGGACCAGCACTTTCCTTCGGATGACACCTCGTTGTTCTGTGACCGCTCCACGCCCATCGCTAGGCTGCAGGGCGAGATCACCTGGAGGCGCCCACAG GAGATCTGCCATTCACCTGCTCTCTTCCATGACAAAATTAGCCTGTGTCATGCGAAACAAGGCTTATTAGGGGACTGCTGGTTTCTCTGCGCCTGCACCTTCTTGCTCAAGAACAAGCAGCTACTGAACAAG GTGTTGCCTCCAGAGCAGCCCCAGTGGGGTGACAGCAGGTACAGGGGCTCCTTCCAGTTCTCCTTCTGGCAGCAGGGACACTGGACAGATGTGACCATCGATGACCGGCTGCCCTGTATCAATTCCACTCTGTGCTTCTCACGCTGCCAAACCTCCTCTGCCTTTTGGGTAGCCCTGTTGGAGAAAGCCTATGCCAA GCTTCACGGCTCATATGAGCGACTGTGGGCCGGGCAGGTGTCCGAGGCCCTGGTGGATTTTACCGGAGGCCTGGCTGAACGCTGGAGCCTCGGAGTCGCAGAAGAAGAGCAAAGGCCCGAACAAGACAGTGACCAGGTCAGCAGAAGAAGCCTGGACCTGAAGCTTCTGTATCCGGTGAAAGAAGAGTGTGCGCTTAGCTGCGCCACTCACAGCAGCCCGGGAG GAGCCAGTGAGCTGGGTCAGTACCACGCGCTTAATGTCATGGAGTGGGTGGAGGTCCAGAGGGTGTCCGGTAGCAAAGTACTACTGCTCAGGATCAGAAACCCCTGGGGAAGAGGCTGCTGGGGAGGCGCCTGGACAGGGAG CGGTTTGGGTTGGAGTTCTGTCGACCCTGTTTGTGCTTCGGAATTACAAGCCAGGGTTGCGGAGGGCGAGTTCTGGTTGGATGAAACCGAATTTCTGTCCcagtttgatgatgtcacagtggGTTACCCCATCACTGATGAGGGGCAACTAAAAAGCATCTATACTG GAAATCTGCTGATGCACCAGCACCAGCTGGCCGGCCGCTGGATGGGGGGCCACTCCGCCGGGGGCAGCCGAAACTGCAGCAGCTACAGCAGCAACCCAAAGTTCTGGCTCAGAGTGTGCGGGAGAGGCGAGGTGCTGGTGTCCCTGCTACAGCACAGAAAATGGCGAGCCGCGGATCACTGCGCACACGCGACACTCGAGGACAGCAAGAACACAACTCACCAGCACTACCAGGCTATTGCGCTGCACATGTGGAAG GTGGAGAAAAGGCGCTTTCACCTCAGCCGGACGTTGAACAAACCTCCGTGTGCTTCTACTCACTGCCATGCCTTCGAGAGAGAGGTGGTCCTCCGTGAGCAGCTGGAGCCTGGGTACTACCTGCTGATACCCAGCACCTACCAGCCAGGAGCTGAGGCCCGCTTCCTCATCAGGGCCTTTTCCTCCTCCGCTACATCCCTCAG TGCCCTGAAAAGCCCAGCACCTACACTGCCGTTGGAAACGGATGGCGAGTGGGAGACCAGTTACTTCCGAGGCTCGTGGGTGGAGGGAAGGACAGCCGGAGGAAGCAGGAATTTCCTGTCTCACTGGCAGAACCCCTGCTTCCCTTTCACAGTGTGCGATGAGTCAGCCGTGACATCAGGAGCTAATGTCAGGATTACGCTGCACCAGAGGCGCCCTGACACAGACCTCCACCCCATCGGCTTTCACATTTACAAG TGTTCAGAAGGAGAATCTGAGAAGACGTTACCCAGGGACGAGGATCCGGCTGCTAGTTGTGTCCCTCACTGCCACACCCAGGATGTCAGTCTGGCCTGCGGTCTTTCTCCCGGAGCCTACGCCATAGTGCCGTCCACCTATCGGCCGGACTGCTCCGCAAACTTCACCCTCAGCCTGGCTCGCAGAATACGCAG gaAGGTGGTGAAAAGCAAGGAGAGTCTGGGCAGAGCCATTCAGGAG ATCTCTCACATCTCTGTGATGCAAAGCTAG